In the Aridibaculum aurantiacum genome, GCGGGCTAAGCAGGATTGGTGACTGCCAGTTGAAACGATAAGCTGCCTCACCCAGGTCGTTACTTGGCCTGATGAAACGCCTGTCCTGGCGGTTCCGTAAATTCTGCCTTACATAAACACCAAATTGTGAACCTGTGTAAACGGTTTGATTGTCGCGTGTATCTACTTGTACCTGCATACCATCGCCGCCACCAATAGACTTAAAAGGATAATCACCTGAAACATGCCAGCGTGCATTTTCCCTGTGGTTGGATGGACCATACCAGGTACCATTATCCTGTAAGCCTCCAAATACATTGTATGGGCGGGCATTGTCTACATTGATAGCATAATATTGACCTACAGGAGGTGTATTAGCAATAGACCAGTTTTTACCATCGTCGTAGGTAATGTTCAAGCCGCCGTCGTTGCCATTTAGCATATGACCGTCGCGGTTTGGATTTATCCATAGTGCGTGGTGGTCAGCATGTACATTTTCGCGATCTATTGATTTAAATGTTTTACCACCATCTGTGCTTGCAAGCAGATCAATACCAAGTATCACTACTTTATTTTCATTGGAAGGGCTTACATAGATCTTACCGAAATAATAGCCGAAAGAACTATACAGATCCAATCCCTTCTGGTTCATTTTCTGCCAGGTTCTTCCACCATCATTACTGCGGTATACTTCGGCACCAATAACCGGCGTACTATTTTCGTCGCCATTGTACAGGTAATCATATATAGCTGTTGGCTTCAATTGATTATTTGCTACCAACTCTTTAATTCCTTTTGCAGTGTATTTTCTAGGAATGCTGGTACGCCTGATAAATGAGTCGATCTTCCTGTCCTCCAACGCAAGAAACTTTTCCCTTGTCAGGTTATGAAACTCTTTCAGTTCATACCTGCTCGTATCAGCTTTACGTTGTGCAGTATCAGGTCGCCTGTTCTGATTATCTACTATTGCATAAACTACCTGTGGGTTCTTTGGATAAACAGCAACACCTATTCTACCTACATTGTCTCCGGTAGGGAAACCTGCACCGGCAGTTGTAAGCAAGTTCCATGTATTGCCACCGTCTGTACTTTTATAAATACCACTTGTTTTCCCGCCTTCTTCAAAATTCCAGGCGCGACGGGTACGGTACCATGTTGCCGCATACAGTTCATTAGGATTAGCAGGGTTGATGTCCATTTCTACCACACCTGTGTTTTCGTCTATGGCAAGTGTTTGCTTCCAGCTTTTACCACCGTCAGTGGTTTTATAAACGCCTCTTTCTTTGTTAGGAGAATATAGATGTCCAAGCACCGCTACCCATGCAGTGTTGGGGTCAGTAGGGTGCAGCTGTATTTTGCCTATGTGGTGGCTTTCAGGTAAACCTAAGTACTCCCAGCTTTTGCCATTGTTGTTGCTTTTGTAAACACCTATACCAGCATACGAAGAACGGCTACTGTTCACTTCGCCGGTTCCAACCCAAATCACCCTGTTCTTCTCTTGCCAGTTTACTGCTATGTCGCCAATGAAGAGTACATCTTCACTATCAAAAATAGGAGAGAAGCTTTGGCCATTGTTGGTGCTGTGCCACAGGCCACCTGTAGCATAAGCAACATAAAACTCTGTTGCGTCTGATGGGTTAACTTCTATGTCCACCACTCTGCCGCTCATTACAGTAGGGCCAATGTTGCGGAATGAAATGTGGTTAACCAATGAGTTTTGCTGCAATGACTTGCGCTGTTGTATGCTCTTCATACGTTCGGTGGCGGGTGTTGGTTTCACCTGCGCATAATGGTTGAACGAGACTGCCAGGAATAGGACCAGGAAGAAATGTTTCATAATCAAGCGGGAATACAGTTTTAATGATAATGTTGCCGAAGATAACTGAACCAAGTGGTTTTTTAACAGTAGCAAGGAAAGCAGCTACAAGAAACATTGTTATTTTCACGACCTAATTTTCAGCTCATGAAATTCCTCTTCTTCCCGTTGTTATTGTTGTCTTTTCATGTATCTGCACAATGTAAATCTTCGCGAAAAGCTGCCAACGGCGAAACCATCAATTGCATAGATAACAATAACCTGAAGCAGGGAAAATGGAGTGTGAAGGTGGATGGATTACGCGGTGAGCCTGGATATGAAGAAGAAGGTATTTACAAAGATGGAAAGAAAGAAGGCGTTTGGCGTATCTATACTTTGATGGGCGACTTGTTTGCTATAGAGCGTTACCGCTGGGGACAAAAAGATGGTGTGAGCCAGTATTATAGTATGGCTGGCATTGCCCGTGAAGAAAG is a window encoding:
- a CDS encoding WD40/YVTN/BNR-like repeat-containing protein, with translation MKSIQQRKSLQQNSLVNHISFRNIGPTVMSGRVVDIEVNPSDATEFYVAYATGGLWHSTNNGQSFSPIFDSEDVLFIGDIAVNWQEKNRVIWVGTGEVNSSRSSYAGIGVYKSNNNGKSWEYLGLPESHHIGKIQLHPTDPNTAWVAVLGHLYSPNKERGVYKTTDGGKSWKQTLAIDENTGVVEMDINPANPNELYAATWYRTRRAWNFEEGGKTSGIYKSTDGGNTWNLLTTAGAGFPTGDNVGRIGVAVYPKNPQVVYAIVDNQNRRPDTAQRKADTSRYELKEFHNLTREKFLALEDRKIDSFIRRTSIPRKYTAKGIKELVANNQLKPTAIYDYLYNGDENSTPVIGAEVYRSNDGGRTWQKMNQKGLDLYSSFGYYFGKIYVSPSNENKVVILGIDLLASTDGGKTFKSIDRENVHADHHALWINPNRDGHMLNGNDGGLNITYDDGKNWSIANTPPVGQYYAINVDNARPYNVFGGLQDNGTWYGPSNHRENARWHVSGDYPFKSIGGGDGMQVQVDTRDNQTVYTGSQFGVYVRQNLRNRQDRRFIRPSNDLGEAAYRFNWQSPILLSPHHQDVLYFGTNRFHRSMNKGDTLPAISPDLTTSPQQGDVPYGTLTTISESPLKFGLIYTGTDDGNIHVSRDGGYNWTLISGKLPKGLWVSRVVASAYKEGRVYASLNGYRNDNFMPYLFVSDDYGTNWRSIAANLPFEPINVVKEDTRHDSLLYVGTDGGLYVTADAGRSYFAWTNGLPKSVPIHDLVIQQRENELVLGTHGRSLYIAKLDSVQLLMTNATYRKQKEAEVGKGQAVITPINKVPARKSKSNTEGAQLDGPSLTRKD